CAGCGGGGGTAAGCCTACAGGATGAACGTGACAATGGCAAGAACGACGAAGATGATGACCAGCCATTTGGCGATATCCATACTGAGTCCAGCGACACCCCGAGCACCGAGCACCGCTGCGACGATCGCGAGAATCAAAAAGAGGACTGCAAGCTCGAGAAAATTACCCCCTAACTGTAACGGTACCGCCTGGATCGAGACCGCGCTATCCAGAACTCCGTATGATGCTATCATAGCATATCTACGCCTCTCGAGTATGTTAACCCCCGACATATTCATTCCCATCCTGTTTTTGAATAACCGAGTGACTCTGTCCGGGTAGACTCAATTCACCCGATTAATCAGAATACATTCTCGTTCGGAAAATCAGGGCTACTATTCTGTCGTCAGCCGTATTGGGCTGTACTGTGTCCCGAGACGACTACGAAGAGGAACTGTCTGCCGGTCGGGAGGAGATCGCATCCATACTAAGCGGTGTGGCGGAGGGAATTCGCACAGGAGCCGTTCGGTTAGGCGATAGCCCGGATGCTGTGACTGTCGATACGCCAGACGAACTCACGCTGGAAATCGAACTCGAAACCGAAGACGACGCGATGAGTCTGGAACTGGAACTGGAGTGGACCGTATCGAGTGCAGCGTCTCCTGTTTCGTCCCTCGACGTTACTCCCGAGGGTGAGGACGAGGAGGTCGGGCTTATGGGAGCCACTGATGGAGCACAATCACTGGCTCGATTTGAAGTCTACCGGGCTCGAGATGAGGAATGGCGCTG
This window of the Haloarcula marina genome carries:
- a CDS encoding DUF1328 domain-containing protein — its product is MIASYGVLDSAVSIQAVPLQLGGNFLELAVLFLILAIVAAVLGARGVAGLSMDIAKWLVIIFVVLAIVTFIL
- a CDS encoding amphi-Trp domain-containing protein — its product is MSRDDYEEELSAGREEIASILSGVAEGIRTGAVRLGDSPDAVTVDTPDELTLEIELETEDDAMSLELELEWTVSSAASPVSSLDVTPEGEDEEVGLMGATDGAQSLARFEVYRARDEEWRWRLRHRNGNIIASSGEGYTRKHNALKGLRSVIANSADAAISEET